From a region of the Paenibacillus sp. FSL R10-2734 genome:
- a CDS encoding phosphoribulokinase: protein MDKVLNKIANSISSEERVIIGISGHGASGKTTFAHNLLKLLGHEKVNYMNTDPYIIGSHLRKYTLIDYVYNREHHSNKMTACHPAAHNISALERDIRMMREGLDFYTIDTNYLKSTLISSQNRVNIVEGMSVAFADPNLFDLKVYLYTDGETELMRRSLRDVTERGTDINYLRKSHEDRRIQYDLFMHPFHRNFDIVIQNSNEGYVLANKTTIDL, encoded by the coding sequence ATGGATAAGGTATTAAATAAAATAGCCAATTCGATAAGCAGTGAGGAAAGAGTCATCATAGGGATTTCGGGTCATGGTGCATCTGGAAAGACAACATTTGCCCATAATCTTTTAAAGCTTCTCGGTCATGAGAAAGTGAATTATATGAATACTGACCCGTATATTATCGGCTCTCATCTTAGAAAGTACACTTTAATTGACTATGTATATAATCGTGAACATCATAGTAATAAAATGACAGCTTGTCATCCTGCTGCACATAATATATCCGCTTTAGAGAGAGACATTCGAATGATGAGAGAGGGTTTAGATTTTTATACAATAGACACGAATTATTTAAAGAGTACTTTAATATCTTCGCAAAACAGAGTGAATATTGTAGAAGGCATGAGCGTTGCTTTTGCGGACCCGAATTTATTTGATCTGAAGGTGTACTTATATACAGATGGAGAAACTGAATTGATGAGAAGGAGTCTTCGTGATGTCACTGAAAGAGGGACGGACATTAATTATTTAAGAAAATCTCATGAAGACCGTAGAATTCAGTATGATTTATTTATGCATCCTTTCCATCGAAATTTTGATATCGTTATACAAAATTCCAATGAAGGTTATGTTCTTGCAAATAAAACAACTATCGATCTTTAA
- a CDS encoding CatB-related O-acetyltransferase, giving the protein MKTQLYSHWSEIKYLKDIVTNPMIEVGEYSYYSGYYDNHDFENGCVRYLWGDETSRKLFNPIEDYGWHLDKLIIGNYVCIASGVIILMGGNHNHHSEWITVYPFVDQIGASYESKGDTIIESDAWIGMNAMIMPGVKIGEGAIVAAGSVVVKEVSPYSIVGGNPAREIRKRFTDREIEKLKEMRWFDWKREKIEQATHLLSSSSIDQLYDFYLKEIKQ; this is encoded by the coding sequence ATGAAAACACAACTGTATAGCCACTGGTCTGAAATTAAGTATTTAAAGGATATTGTCACCAACCCAATGATTGAGGTAGGGGAGTACTCTTACTACTCTGGTTATTACGATAATCATGATTTTGAAAATGGTTGCGTTAGATATCTCTGGGGAGACGAAACCTCGAGAAAGTTGTTTAACCCTATCGAAGATTATGGTTGGCATTTAGATAAATTGATTATTGGAAATTATGTCTGCATTGCAAGTGGTGTGATTATTCTGATGGGTGGGAATCACAATCATCATTCGGAATGGATTACCGTGTATCCGTTTGTGGATCAGATTGGAGCCTCTTACGAGTCGAAAGGGGACACAATCATTGAAAGTGATGCCTGGATTGGAATGAATGCAATGATTATGCCCGGTGTGAAAATAGGTGAAGGTGCTATTGTTGCGGCAGGCTCGGTTGTAGTAAAGGAAGTCTCACCCTATTCAATAGTAGGCGGTAATCCTGCTAGAGAGATCAGAAAACGTTTCACAGATCGAGAAATTGAAAAGTTAAAGGAAATGCGTTGGTTCGATTGGAAACGCGAGAAAATTGAACAAGCCACGCATCTACTTTCAAGTTCATCTATTGATCAATTATATGATTTCTATCTAAAGGAAATAAAACAATAA
- a CDS encoding ABC transporter ATP-binding protein, with protein MIQVKQMVKNYGFKKVLNGISFTAAKGEITCLIGINGAGKSTVLKSIMELTPFQGEVLIDNAPLTPAMYETITFIPDTLTMPSNMRIADCLSFMADFYRNWNANRAEELLEFFQLSTTDRVSSLSKGMAAKLNLLLGLALDCGYILMDEPFSGIDMFSREQITDVFTSELIEDRGVIITTHEINDIEQLIDKVVLLQHGKVEREFYCEEVREQEGKSITDVMREVYKK; from the coding sequence ATGATCCAAGTGAAACAGATGGTGAAAAATTATGGATTCAAGAAAGTACTAAATGGCATTAGCTTCACCGCTGCAAAAGGCGAGATTACTTGCTTGATCGGAATTAATGGCGCCGGAAAGTCAACAGTGTTGAAATCCATTATGGAGCTGACACCATTCCAAGGTGAAGTATTGATCGATAATGCACCACTTACACCTGCGATGTATGAGACTATCACCTTCATTCCAGACACTTTAACGATGCCTTCCAATATGCGAATTGCTGATTGCTTGAGCTTTATGGCGGACTTCTATCGTAATTGGAATGCAAATCGTGCCGAGGAATTACTGGAATTCTTCCAACTAAGCACTACGGATCGCGTATCCTCATTGTCGAAGGGGATGGCTGCGAAGCTTAATTTATTACTTGGACTTGCCTTAGATTGTGGTTACATCCTAATGGATGAGCCGTTCTCGGGAATTGATATGTTCAGCCGCGAGCAAATTACCGATGTGTTCACAAGTGAATTGATCGAGGACCGTGGCGTAATTATCACAACACATGAAATTAATGACATTGAGCAATTAATAGATAAAGTGGTCTTGCTGCAGCATGGGAAGGTTGAACGTGAATTCTATTGCGAGGAAGTTCGCGAGCAGGAAGGCAAGTCCATTACGGACGTAATGAGAGAGGTGTACAAGAAATGA
- a CDS encoding GntR family transcriptional regulator, whose protein sequence is MTEEQKSGVSFNIREPVYIQVVRHFKEQIATGQISAGDKIPSRRELAAVMKINPNTAQKAYKEMEEQGLIVTEGNSPSRITQDQRILSSIRSELIETAVDAFIVSIQNIQIPVEELVDIVKTKYTSERKSAAAEGGDVR, encoded by the coding sequence ATGACAGAAGAGCAGAAATCAGGTGTCAGCTTTAATATTCGTGAACCAGTATATATTCAGGTCGTTCGTCACTTCAAGGAACAGATTGCTACAGGGCAGATCAGCGCGGGAGACAAAATCCCTTCACGGCGTGAACTGGCAGCAGTCATGAAGATTAATCCTAACACGGCGCAGAAGGCGTATAAGGAAATGGAGGAACAAGGCTTGATTGTAACAGAAGGAAATTCCCCAAGTCGAATTACACAGGATCAGCGAATACTTAGCTCGATTCGTTCAGAACTAATCGAAACTGCAGTGGATGCATTTATCGTTTCTATTCAGAATATTCAAATTCCGGTTGAAGAGCTTGTAGATATTGTGAAGACGAAATATACCTCAGAGCGAAAGTCAGCTGCTGCAGAGGGCGGTGACGTGAGATGA
- a CDS encoding malate:quinone oxidoreductase, with protein sequence MGKSATETDVILIGAGIMSATLGTLLKELVPDWKIKVFEKLEKAGEESSNEWNNAGTGHAALCELNYTVEKSDGTVDISKAIQINEQFQLSMQFWSYLVNRKLIHNPQDFIMSLPHMSLVLGEKNVTFLKRRFEALSRNPLFQGMEFSDNSSKLMEWMPLIIQNRPSNEPIAATKIDTGTDVNFGALTRILFDHLKSKNVDIHYKHSVDGIKRSNDGSWELRVKNDSGTIESHTAKFVFVGGGGGSLHLLQKSGIPEGKHIGGFPVSGIFMVCNNPDVIAQHHAKVYGKAKVGAPPMSVPHLDTRFINNKKSLLFGPFAGFSPKFLKTGSMFDLITSVKPDNLLTMLSAGAKNMSLTKYLIEQVLLSKEKRMEELREFIPNARIEDWDLVVAGQRVQVIKDTAAGKGILQFGTEVISAADGSIAALLGASPGASTAVHVMLEVLNKCFPQHIKEWEPKIKEMIPSYGLSLLENPELLNEIRTSIAATLDLGERERVQG encoded by the coding sequence ATGGGCAAAAGTGCAACTGAAACAGACGTCATTTTAATTGGTGCTGGAATCATGAGTGCGACTTTAGGAACACTTTTAAAAGAATTAGTGCCTGATTGGAAAATTAAAGTGTTTGAAAAGCTCGAAAAAGCAGGTGAGGAAAGCTCTAATGAATGGAATAATGCAGGAACTGGGCATGCAGCGCTCTGCGAGCTAAACTACACTGTCGAGAAATCCGATGGAACTGTTGATATAAGTAAAGCTATCCAAATTAATGAACAGTTTCAGCTTTCAATGCAATTTTGGTCTTATCTGGTAAATCGTAAGCTGATACATAATCCGCAGGACTTTATCATGTCATTGCCCCATATGAGTTTGGTACTAGGGGAGAAGAATGTAACTTTTTTGAAGAGAAGATTTGAAGCGCTGTCACGAAACCCATTGTTTCAAGGAATGGAATTTTCCGATAACTCTAGCAAACTAATGGAATGGATGCCGCTTATTATACAAAATCGTCCATCGAATGAACCTATAGCAGCAACAAAAATCGACACTGGCACGGATGTTAACTTTGGTGCATTAACGCGCATTTTATTTGATCACTTGAAGAGTAAGAATGTGGATATCCATTATAAACATAGTGTAGATGGAATCAAACGTAGTAACGATGGATCGTGGGAGTTAAGAGTGAAAAACGACAGCGGTACCATTGAAAGCCATACAGCTAAATTTGTCTTTGTCGGTGGCGGGGGAGGAAGCTTGCATTTACTGCAAAAATCTGGTATCCCTGAAGGAAAACATATTGGAGGATTCCCGGTAAGCGGAATATTCATGGTGTGTAATAATCCTGACGTTATAGCACAGCATCATGCAAAAGTATACGGTAAAGCAAAGGTGGGAGCGCCTCCAATGTCGGTTCCGCATCTGGACACCAGATTTATTAACAACAAAAAATCATTGTTATTTGGACCGTTTGCTGGCTTCTCACCCAAGTTTTTAAAAACGGGTTCAATGTTTGATTTGATAACTTCCGTAAAACCGGATAATCTCCTAACGATGTTGTCGGCAGGTGCCAAAAACATGTCTTTGACAAAATACCTGATCGAGCAAGTGTTGTTATCGAAAGAAAAGCGTATGGAGGAATTACGAGAGTTTATCCCGAATGCCAGAATCGAGGATTGGGATCTAGTCGTAGCTGGCCAACGCGTGCAGGTTATCAAAGACACAGCAGCAGGAAAAGGTATCCTTCAATTTGGTACAGAGGTTATTAGCGCCGCAGATGGTTCGATTGCAGCATTATTAGGTGCTTCTCCAGGTGCTTCTACAGCTGTTCACGTGATGCTTGAAGTCCTTAACAAATGTTTCCCTCAACATATTAAAGAGTGGGAACCGAAAATTAAAGAAATGATTCCTTCTTATGGCTTGTCATTATTGGAGAATCCAGAGTTATTAAACGAAATTCGCACTTCAATTGCGGCTACATTAGATTTAGGTGAAAGAGAACGAGTTCAAGGATAA
- a CDS encoding Gfo/Idh/MocA family oxidoreductase, with product MNKLGVAIIGCGAIFPLHAKAISAIKDVSLLTVVDIDADKAARAGIEYTCHATDDYREILNDDRIDVVHLCTPHYLHAEMAVDLLRAGKHVLTEKPIAVDLPSAMRMLEAAEQSTGQLGVVFQNRYNDTSIYIKKSIDSGALGKLRCMKGVVTWHRSESYYKDSNWRGRWSTEGGGVLINQTIHTLDLLQWYGGEITSVKGSITTDVLDGVIEVEDTAHACINFANNVRGLYYGTNTYLEDSPVELELVFEEGTLNLRRDCLYLWKEGEESLVCEPILSAKEGKAYWGTGHKRLIEDFYEHIFSGRKFWLDGTEGIKALELVAGIYSSSLRNK from the coding sequence ATGAACAAACTTGGAGTAGCGATTATTGGCTGCGGGGCGATTTTTCCACTCCATGCCAAAGCAATATCAGCTATAAAAGATGTGAGCCTGCTTACTGTTGTAGATATTGATGCTGATAAAGCTGCGCGTGCAGGTATTGAATACACCTGTCACGCCACTGACGATTATAGAGAAATACTGAATGATGACCGTATAGATGTTGTACATCTTTGTACGCCTCATTATCTTCATGCAGAAATGGCCGTGGATTTATTACGTGCAGGGAAGCATGTGTTAACAGAAAAGCCAATAGCGGTTGACCTACCTTCGGCTATGCGTATGCTGGAAGCTGCGGAACAGAGTACAGGTCAGCTTGGAGTGGTGTTCCAGAATCGTTACAATGATACTTCCATTTATATCAAGAAGAGTATTGATTCAGGTGCATTAGGGAAATTACGCTGTATGAAGGGTGTCGTAACCTGGCATCGAAGCGAAAGCTATTACAAAGATAGTAATTGGCGAGGACGATGGTCCACGGAAGGTGGAGGTGTTCTAATTAATCAGACCATTCATACCTTGGACTTGCTTCAGTGGTATGGGGGTGAGATTACTTCAGTCAAAGGCAGTATTACCACGGATGTGCTAGATGGAGTAATTGAGGTAGAGGACACCGCCCATGCCTGCATTAACTTTGCTAATAATGTTCGAGGGCTGTATTATGGTACGAATACCTATCTTGAGGACTCTCCGGTGGAGCTTGAGCTAGTTTTTGAAGAGGGGACACTTAACCTTCGCAGGGACTGCTTGTATCTTTGGAAAGAGGGGGAAGAGAGCTTGGTTTGCGAGCCCATATTAAGCGCTAAGGAAGGCAAAGCTTACTGGGGAACTGGACATAAGAGACTAATTGAGGACTTCTATGAGCATATTTTTAGCGGACGAAAGTTTTGGCTAGACGGTACTGAGGGGATAAAGGCACTGGAGTTGGTGGCGGGTATTTATAGCTCATCGCTAAGGAATAAATAA
- a CDS encoding Gfo/Idh/MocA family oxidoreductase, producing the protein MNREDGMTYAPSYEAKPVVKPGEFIIAAIALDHGHIYGMCNGLVEAGAELKWVYDPDEEKVRAFVAKYPGVRAAESMNEILEDPEVRLIAAAAIPSERGPLGNKIMAHGKDYFTDKTPFTTLEQLESARAMVTATKQKYMVYFSERLHVESAIYAGQLIHQGAIGRVLQVIGLGPHRLSASSRPEWFFQREKYGGILCDIGSHQIEQFLYYTDCQDASVVHSKVANYNHPAYPELEDFGDATLVGDNGATQYFRVDWFTPDGLGTWGDGRTMIMGTEGYIELRKYSDIARSNTPDHVYWVNGEGEHYEHVAGKVGFPFFGELILDCLNRTERAMTQAHVFKAAELCLKAQAQAINLTPDLLK; encoded by the coding sequence ATGAACAGAGAAGACGGAATGACCTATGCACCCTCGTATGAAGCTAAACCAGTAGTAAAGCCAGGTGAATTCATCATCGCTGCTATCGCATTAGATCACGGTCATATTTATGGGATGTGCAATGGGCTCGTTGAGGCAGGTGCGGAGCTGAAATGGGTATATGATCCGGATGAGGAGAAGGTTAGAGCTTTCGTAGCCAAATATCCGGGTGTTAGAGCTGCTGAGTCTATGAATGAAATACTGGAAGACCCTGAGGTCCGCTTAATTGCAGCGGCAGCTATTCCATCAGAGCGTGGACCATTAGGAAATAAGATTATGGCTCACGGTAAAGATTATTTTACGGATAAGACCCCTTTTACAACACTAGAACAGCTGGAATCCGCTAGAGCTATGGTCACAGCAACTAAACAAAAGTACATGGTATACTTTAGCGAGCGTCTTCATGTTGAGAGCGCTATCTATGCGGGACAGTTGATCCATCAGGGGGCGATTGGTCGTGTCCTTCAAGTCATTGGATTAGGACCGCATCGCTTAAGTGCTTCTAGTCGACCAGAGTGGTTCTTCCAGCGAGAAAAATATGGCGGAATCCTGTGCGATATCGGTAGTCATCAAATAGAACAATTTTTGTATTATACGGATTGTCAGGATGCTTCAGTTGTTCACAGTAAGGTAGCTAATTATAATCATCCAGCTTACCCTGAATTGGAGGACTTTGGTGATGCAACGCTTGTTGGAGACAACGGTGCAACTCAGTACTTCCGTGTAGATTGGTTTACACCTGATGGGCTCGGAACCTGGGGAGATGGGCGTACAATGATCATGGGAACTGAAGGCTATATTGAACTGCGCAAATACAGTGATATCGCACGTTCGAATACACCGGATCATGTGTACTGGGTGAACGGGGAAGGGGAGCATTATGAACATGTAGCTGGAAAAGTTGGATTTCCGTTCTTTGGTGAACTTATCCTCGATTGTCTGAACCGGACGGAGCGGGCCATGACACAAGCACATGTCTTTAAAGCTGCAGAACTATGTTTGAAGGCTCAAGCCCAAGCGATCAATCTGACCCCCGATCTACTAAAATAG
- a CDS encoding sugar phosphate isomerase/epimerase yields MKRSTIAAQMYTLRDFTQTAEDLRSTFQKVSAMGYEAIQISAIGPIDPKLVKEYADEAGLVICATHVSWDRLLNDLEALAAEHKLWNCKYIGLGGLPEEFRTGVESYRKFAKLISRIALTLKEQHGLQFVYHNHDFEFERFDGITGMEVLLTETDPAVGFLLDLYWVQAGGASPVEWIRKVEGRMQVVHLKDMAIIDRQQVFAEIGQGNMNYAEIIATCRETGMEWYVVEQDVCRRDPFESLEISLRYLLSLL; encoded by the coding sequence ATGAAACGTTCGACGATTGCAGCTCAAATGTACACGTTACGTGATTTTACCCAAACTGCGGAGGATTTAAGATCAACTTTTCAAAAGGTATCTGCAATGGGATATGAAGCCATTCAAATTTCGGCCATCGGACCGATCGACCCGAAGCTTGTTAAAGAATATGCGGATGAAGCAGGTTTGGTCATATGCGCGACCCATGTGTCTTGGGATCGGTTATTGAACGATTTGGAGGCGCTAGCCGCAGAGCATAAGCTGTGGAATTGCAAGTACATTGGTCTTGGAGGATTACCTGAAGAATTTCGTACTGGTGTTGAAAGCTACCGTAAGTTCGCAAAGCTTATATCCAGAATCGCGCTTACATTAAAAGAGCAACACGGTCTTCAATTTGTTTATCATAATCATGATTTTGAATTTGAACGCTTTGACGGTATTACTGGGATGGAAGTGCTGCTCACTGAGACTGATCCTGCGGTCGGTTTTTTATTGGATTTATATTGGGTTCAGGCAGGTGGAGCGAGTCCAGTGGAATGGATACGTAAAGTTGAAGGCAGAATGCAGGTTGTGCATTTAAAGGATATGGCGATTATAGACAGGCAACAGGTCTTCGCTGAAATCGGTCAAGGCAACATGAATTATGCTGAAATCATCGCTACTTGCCGTGAAACAGGAATGGAATGGTATGTAGTTGAGCAGGATGTTTGCCGTCGTGATCCTTTTGAGAGCTTGGAGATCAGTCTGCGCTATCTGCTTAGCCTATTATAG
- a CDS encoding Gfo/Idh/MocA family oxidoreductase encodes MSNVRYGIIGIGNMGTAHAQSLLNEIKGAELTAVCDIKEERLKWAEEQLPENIRKYSTPKELFESRIIDAVLICTPHYDHPTLAIEAFQYGYHVLVEKPAGVYTKTVQQMNDAAAQSDRKFGIMYNQRTNPLYQRLRDLIQSGELGEIRRTNWIITDWYRTQNYYNSGGWRATWAGEGGGVLLNQDPHQLDLWQWTTGMMPKRIRAFCHFGKYRNIEVEDDVTAYVEYENGATGLFITTTGEAPGTNRFEINGDNGKIVVEDGKLTFWRLRTPESQFNAEFKGGFGSPECWKCEIPVEAGGGEQHKGILRNFTNAILHDEALLAPGEEGIRGLTLSNAMYLSAWTDNWVDLPIDSDLFYEKLMEKVENSTFQKETSEAKTLDVKGTH; translated from the coding sequence ATGAGTAATGTTCGTTATGGAATTATTGGCATTGGAAATATGGGAACTGCACATGCGCAAAGTCTGCTGAATGAAATTAAGGGAGCTGAGCTTACTGCAGTTTGTGATATTAAAGAAGAACGCTTGAAATGGGCTGAAGAGCAACTGCCCGAGAATATTAGGAAGTATTCTACACCGAAGGAATTATTTGAGTCACGTATCATTGATGCGGTATTAATCTGTACTCCGCATTATGATCACCCTACACTTGCGATCGAGGCCTTTCAATATGGTTATCATGTACTGGTGGAGAAACCTGCGGGTGTATATACGAAGACTGTTCAACAGATGAATGATGCTGCAGCTCAGTCTGATCGCAAATTTGGAATCATGTACAATCAACGTACTAATCCTTTGTATCAAAGACTTAGAGATCTTATTCAGTCTGGTGAGTTAGGTGAGATCCGCCGGACGAATTGGATTATTACGGATTGGTATAGAACGCAGAACTATTATAACTCCGGTGGCTGGCGGGCTACATGGGCGGGTGAAGGCGGTGGGGTGTTGCTTAATCAAGATCCTCATCAACTAGATTTATGGCAGTGGACGACAGGTATGATGCCGAAGCGGATCAGAGCATTTTGCCACTTTGGAAAATATCGCAACATTGAGGTTGAAGATGATGTAACCGCTTATGTGGAGTATGAGAATGGAGCTACGGGTCTATTTATTACTACCACTGGAGAAGCACCGGGGACCAATCGTTTCGAAATCAATGGCGATAATGGAAAAATCGTAGTGGAAGATGGAAAGCTAACCTTTTGGCGTCTACGTACACCGGAGTCTCAATTCAACGCAGAGTTTAAGGGAGGATTCGGTAGTCCAGAGTGCTGGAAATGTGAGATTCCCGTAGAAGCTGGTGGAGGGGAGCAGCATAAAGGGATTTTGCGGAACTTTACAAATGCCATTTTGCATGATGAAGCGTTACTTGCTCCTGGGGAGGAAGGTATTCGGGGACTAACTCTTTCGAATGCCATGTATTTATCGGCTTGGACGGACAATTGGGTGGATCTTCCGATAGATTCGGACTTATTCTACGAGAAGCTGATGGAAAAAGTAGAGAACTCCACCTTTCAAAAAGAAACCTCAGAAGCCAAAACATTGGATGTTAAGGGAACGCATTAA
- a CDS encoding AraC family transcriptional regulator, which produces MMSNSGNLTGRLLQNLKVTVTHAQLSNRYPGWNRTLETPAFNRLYFIDGGEGKVVINGIPYYPKPGQLMIMPAGSTQTTETSVDDPYIRYYCHFDADIGEWPLFHAEKKLYICDSPNPDSVRAIFVEMIEQFQNDDVLSILRTQACLLNLIATCLESSDNSHTDFLNEFIHTGDQGKLAHVLQYIDKCLNKPIEIDELAELAHLHPNYFIPYFKKFMGVTPMHYVQLKRMEHAKRQLSFTDFSISDIAEQVGMELAHFSKYFKKTMGLSPSAYRNSTK; this is translated from the coding sequence ATGATGAGCAATTCAGGTAACTTAACCGGTCGTCTTCTGCAGAATCTCAAGGTTACTGTGACTCACGCTCAACTTAGTAATCGATATCCCGGATGGAACCGTACGCTGGAAACTCCCGCTTTTAATCGACTGTATTTCATAGACGGGGGTGAGGGGAAAGTCGTTATAAACGGGATTCCCTATTATCCGAAACCAGGACAATTAATGATCATGCCTGCGGGGAGCACACAAACTACTGAAACTTCTGTAGATGATCCATATATCCGCTATTACTGCCACTTTGATGCTGACATTGGAGAGTGGCCATTATTCCATGCGGAAAAAAAACTATATATATGCGATTCGCCTAACCCAGATTCTGTAAGGGCCATCTTTGTAGAAATGATCGAACAATTTCAAAATGATGATGTCTTATCGATTCTGCGTACTCAGGCTTGTTTGCTTAATCTCATTGCCACATGTCTTGAATCAAGCGACAATAGTCATACAGATTTTTTGAATGAATTCATCCATACGGGTGACCAAGGCAAGCTAGCTCATGTGCTCCAATACATCGATAAATGCCTAAATAAGCCCATAGAGATCGATGAATTAGCAGAGCTTGCCCATCTACACCCGAATTATTTCATTCCTTATTTCAAGAAATTCATGGGTGTAACTCCTATGCACTATGTGCAGCTGAAACGTATGGAGCATGCTAAGAGACAGCTTTCTTTCACGGATTTCAGTATTTCAGATATTGCGGAGCAAGTAGGTATGGAATTGGCCCATTTCTCTAAATATTTCAAAAAGACAATGGGCCTTTCCCCATCAGCCTATCGGAATAGTACGAAGTGA
- a CDS encoding LysR substrate-binding domain-containing protein, with translation MIVDTLRVFVTVAEQSHFSKAGELLNLSQPGVSLHIRNLENELGAKLLHRSPKQVRLTEAGTILYKHAKQILAHFEEANQEIQMLQDEVTGSIHIGASFTIGEYILPSKLAEFANQYPQVKLQVTIGNTEEIIGGVKSNELDIGFIEGEAHENDLTVKPYMKDEMIIVSPANHPLSKMVFVEQSMLQNQVWVLRELGSGTRAFSDHFIQEEELSVKRSYVFNSSQGVKEAVASGLGIAMLSRWIVRKELASGEIYELPIRHHHLERQFYIIRHKENPSSMATNVFIQKLLISRKEK, from the coding sequence ATGATCGTAGATACATTACGGGTATTCGTTACTGTAGCTGAGCAAAGCCATTTCTCTAAAGCAGGAGAATTACTAAATCTATCTCAACCCGGTGTCAGTCTACATATTCGGAATCTTGAGAATGAACTAGGCGCAAAGCTTCTACATCGATCTCCCAAACAAGTAAGATTAACAGAGGCAGGCACGATTCTTTATAAACACGCCAAACAAATATTAGCTCATTTCGAAGAAGCTAATCAGGAAATTCAGATGCTTCAGGATGAAGTCACAGGCAGTATACATATAGGAGCTAGCTTCACTATTGGCGAGTATATTTTACCTTCAAAACTTGCGGAATTTGCAAATCAATACCCACAAGTTAAGCTTCAGGTGACGATCGGTAATACTGAGGAAATTATTGGAGGCGTTAAATCCAATGAATTGGATATTGGCTTTATTGAAGGAGAAGCACATGAGAATGATCTGACCGTCAAGCCTTACATGAAAGACGAGATGATTATCGTCTCCCCTGCCAACCATCCTTTGTCAAAAATGGTCTTCGTGGAGCAAAGTATGCTGCAAAATCAGGTTTGGGTTCTACGAGAGCTTGGCTCTGGAACGCGGGCTTTTAGTGATCATTTCATTCAAGAAGAAGAGCTTTCTGTCAAAAGATCCTATGTCTTCAACAGTAGTCAGGGAGTTAAGGAAGCCGTCGCCTCCGGTTTGGGAATCGCTATGCTCTCCAGATGGATTGTACGCAAAGAATTAGCAAGTGGCGAAATCTATGAGCTACCTATCAGACATCATCATCTTGAAAGACAATTTTATATCATCCGCCACAAAGAAAACCCCTCCTCCATGGCCACCAATGTCTTTATTCAAAAACTACTTATCTCTAGAAAAGAGAAGTAG